Proteins from a genomic interval of Dasania marina DSM 21967:
- a CDS encoding sensor histidine kinase, whose amino-acid sequence MKIRPSLRLYFFISVVLLGSVMTIGFSFLSVHYFFDGLDKGLKSVMRELAKTPYVEDGLPQHIAGFSVASRWQDTPAIIQQRFLSPPDELGKLQKLKDQDCIFTMPENIYFLLSYHTPEGEMRFITRVMLGKDRPVEAGTSKPRKRLYWTIGTAVIAIVFFAFVLIMIMQKIAKPIESLKNWAKSLNQDTIQNAPPDFSYNELNVLAELVQSSLASAHQSLEREQRFLSYASHELRTPIAVIRSNVDLLKRLSEKDPISDKQQLTLQRIERAGLTMSGLTETLLWLSRNDEQTVAPEPIKLNEKIQQLCSDLNYLLNGKAVEVTVEAEACNVNIEATACHIVLSNLIRNAYQHTQQGKVAIKQQDSRVTITNSNDSDNTKAPKVEAGDKEVALGYGLGLQLSEKVIQRHGWFYEVTETQGNYHVTVDFGGE is encoded by the coding sequence GTGAAAATTAGGCCCAGCCTTAGGCTGTATTTTTTCATCAGTGTGGTGTTACTGGGCTCAGTAATGACTATAGGCTTTTCGTTTTTGAGTGTTCATTACTTTTTTGATGGCCTAGACAAAGGTTTAAAAAGCGTTATGCGTGAGCTAGCGAAAACACCGTATGTTGAAGATGGCCTACCTCAGCATATAGCGGGCTTTAGCGTGGCTAGCCGCTGGCAAGACACCCCGGCGATTATTCAGCAGCGCTTCCTGTCACCACCAGACGAGCTAGGTAAACTACAAAAATTAAAAGATCAGGACTGTATTTTTACCATGCCTGAAAATATTTATTTTTTGCTAAGTTATCACACCCCTGAAGGGGAAATGCGCTTTATAACCAGGGTTATGCTAGGCAAAGACCGGCCGGTAGAGGCGGGCACTAGCAAACCTAGAAAGCGTTTATATTGGACCATAGGCACAGCGGTTATCGCCATCGTATTTTTTGCCTTTGTGTTAATCATGATTATGCAAAAAATAGCTAAGCCTATAGAGTCGCTAAAAAATTGGGCCAAATCGCTAAACCAAGACACGATTCAGAACGCGCCACCAGACTTCAGCTACAACGAACTCAATGTGTTAGCGGAATTAGTGCAAAGCAGTTTAGCTTCGGCACACCAAAGCTTAGAGCGTGAGCAGCGCTTTTTAAGCTATGCCAGCCACGAATTACGTACACCTATTGCGGTTATACGCAGCAATGTAGATTTATTAAAACGCTTAAGTGAAAAAGACCCCATCAGCGACAAGCAGCAACTCACCTTACAGCGCATAGAGCGCGCAGGCCTAACCATGAGTGGTTTAACCGAAACCTTACTTTGGCTTAGCCGTAATGACGAACAAACCGTTGCGCCAGAGCCCATAAAACTCAATGAAAAAATACAGCAACTATGCAGCGACCTCAACTATTTACTCAACGGCAAAGCCGTTGAAGTCACCGTAGAGGCCGAAGCCTGTAACGTGAATATAGAAGCCACCGCCTGCCATATAGTGTTAAGCAATCTTATTCGCAATGCTTATCAGCACACCCAACAGGGCAAGGTGGCAATCAAACAACAAGATAGCCGGGTCACCATCACTAATAGTAACGATAGCGATAATACTAAAGCCCCTAAAGTTGAAGCTGGCGATAAAGAAGTCGCGTTAGGTTACGGCCTAGGCTTACAGCTCAGTGAAAAAGTGATTCAGCGCCACGGTTGGTTTTATGAGGTTACAGAGACGCAAGGAAATTATCACGTGACAGTTGATTTTGGGGGTGAGTAG
- a CDS encoding MbcA/ParS/Xre antitoxin family protein translates to MNIAANQKAIDHGMRGRVAVKLFLGIADEWGLSEEQRCTLAGLNSRTTLHNWRKKVAAKEDINLSGDTLERLSYLAGIYKGVQLLFTDPAQWKAWVKKPNRDFGGQSALDRMLAGRVVDLSDVRRHIDAWRGEHYG, encoded by the coding sequence ATGAATATAGCAGCCAACCAAAAAGCTATCGATCACGGTATGCGGGGCCGTGTTGCGGTGAAGTTGTTTCTTGGCATAGCCGATGAATGGGGGCTATCAGAAGAGCAGCGCTGCACCCTTGCTGGCCTCAATAGCCGCACAACGCTTCATAATTGGCGTAAAAAAGTGGCCGCCAAAGAAGATATTAATCTCTCGGGTGATACCTTGGAGCGCCTATCTTACTTAGCAGGTATCTATAAGGGTGTTCAATTACTCTTTACCGATCCTGCTCAATGGAAGGCCTGGGTCAAAAAGCCCAACAGAGACTTTGGCGGGCAATCGGCGCTAGATAGAATGCTGGCGGGCCGAGTAGTCGACCTCTCAGATGTGCGCCGCCATATAGATGCGTGGCGTGGAGAGCATTATGGATAG
- a CDS encoding RES family NAD+ phosphorylase, with product MDRVELVCDTYRLIPSHFPPIQIFENLLDPDELEVAYALEGITNDRVRDQAGDISLVVSEDRITGYGSTPIMAAFTHIGVESRFTKGRYGVYYAGLNLATALAESKFSRARLLSATDEAPQILMMRCYKCAVDGTVVDLRNNPQVHSPDSFADAQAAAEKLREQNEMGILYNSVRHPGGECIAALRPSLMKAPAIQSGHYQFHWNGSEITTVLAVNLVE from the coding sequence ATGGATAGGGTGGAATTAGTGTGTGATACCTACCGCCTTATTCCCAGCCATTTCCCGCCCATTCAAATTTTTGAGAACCTGCTAGACCCCGACGAGCTGGAAGTAGCCTATGCACTTGAAGGCATTACCAATGATAGGGTTCGGGACCAAGCCGGTGATATCTCGCTGGTTGTTTCTGAGGACAGGATAACAGGTTATGGCAGCACACCTATCATGGCAGCTTTCACCCATATCGGAGTCGAAAGCCGATTTACTAAGGGCCGCTATGGTGTCTACTACGCGGGGCTAAACCTAGCAACGGCACTCGCTGAATCCAAGTTCAGTAGAGCCAGATTGCTCAGTGCCACGGATGAAGCACCGCAAATACTTATGATGCGTTGTTACAAGTGCGCAGTAGATGGCACCGTGGTGGATTTACGTAATAATCCTCAGGTTCATAGCCCAGACAGCTTCGCTGACGCCCAAGCGGCCGCTGAAAAACTTCGAGAGCAAAACGAAATGGGCATTCTATACAATTCAGTACGCCATCCCGGCGGCGAATGCATTGCTGCACTTAGGCCCTCTCTGATGAAAGCACCGGCTATCCAGTCTGGTCACTACCAGTTTCATTGGAATGGTTCGGAAATAACCACAGTCTTAGCTGTTAACCTCGTCGAATAA
- a CDS encoding metal ABC transporter permease: MPDFLWLGLSAGLIIAAIAGPLGSFVVWQRLAYFGDTLAHSALLGVALSLWLSINIQLGIIICCLGLAVLLVVLQRKPQLASDSLLGILSHGSLALGLVTIALIDDMRLDLNAYLFGDLLAVSLHDLYWIGGIALALALTLWRNWNNLLAITVHPELAQVEGLPVERLRLTLMLMIALLVAIAMKIIGVLLITALLIIPAAASRKFVTSPEQMAATAIAIGCGSVVGGLGLSLSLDTPAGPSIVVFAIGLFLVAGAANTALGLVKK, from the coding sequence ATGCCTGATTTTTTATGGTTGGGCCTTAGCGCCGGGTTAATTATCGCCGCCATCGCAGGGCCCTTAGGCTCGTTTGTGGTGTGGCAGCGGCTAGCCTACTTTGGCGACACCCTCGCGCACTCCGCCTTACTAGGCGTAGCCCTCAGCCTGTGGCTAAGCATTAACATACAACTGGGCATCATCATCTGCTGCCTAGGCTTGGCCGTGTTGTTAGTAGTGCTGCAACGCAAACCGCAACTGGCCAGCGACAGCTTACTAGGCATACTCTCCCACGGCAGCTTAGCGCTGGGCCTAGTCACCATTGCCCTGATAGACGATATGCGCTTAGACCTAAACGCCTACCTATTTGGCGACCTACTCGCGGTAAGCCTGCACGACCTCTACTGGATAGGCGGCATAGCACTGGCCCTAGCACTCACCCTATGGCGCAACTGGAACAACCTACTCGCCATCACCGTACACCCCGAACTGGCCCAAGTAGAAGGCCTGCCGGTAGAGCGCCTGCGCCTCACCCTTATGCTCATGATTGCCTTGCTGGTAGCCATCGCCATGAAAATAATCGGCGTGCTACTCATCACCGCACTACTCATCATCCCCGCCGCCGCCAGCCGCAAATTCGTCACCTCACCCGAACAAATGGCCGCCACCGCCATAGCCATAGGCTGCGGCTCGGTAGTAGGGGGCTTGGGTTTATCCCTCAGCCTAGATACACCGGCAGGGCCATCCATAGTAGTGTTTGCGATAGGCTTGTTTTTAGTTGCCGGGGCAGCCAACACTGCGCTAGGTTTAGTTAAAAAATAG
- a CDS encoding response regulator transcription factor: MINVLLVEDDIDLATTIVDYLDIESISCDHASNGLMGLSLLATNHYQMIMLDINMPKMDGLTLCNTLRERGMDIPILMLTARDSLEHKLQGFEAGSDDYLVKPFAMKELVARVQVLAKRRSGEARRLVLGDLILDVSQRSALLNQKPLKLSPIAFKLLEVLVRASPQAVSRQQIMQAVWGDEQPDSNSLKVHIYHLRKQLDAELSSIKLDTVSGIGFAIKNNNENKNDSEGAL, translated from the coding sequence ATGATAAATGTACTGCTGGTTGAAGACGATATAGATCTGGCCACCACTATTGTCGACTATCTCGATATCGAATCCATTAGCTGTGACCATGCCAGCAATGGGCTAATGGGTTTGAGCTTGCTAGCAACTAATCATTACCAAATGATCATGCTAGACATCAATATGCCCAAAATGGATGGCTTGACGCTGTGCAATACCCTGCGCGAAAGAGGCATGGATATTCCTATACTGATGTTAACCGCACGCGATAGCCTAGAGCATAAACTGCAAGGTTTTGAAGCCGGTAGTGATGATTATTTAGTCAAACCCTTTGCCATGAAAGAGCTAGTGGCGCGCGTGCAAGTGCTGGCCAAGCGCCGCAGTGGCGAAGCCAGGCGCTTAGTATTAGGCGACTTAATATTAGATGTAAGCCAGCGCAGTGCGCTGTTAAACCAAAAGCCGTTAAAGCTTTCGCCCATCGCGTTTAAATTATTAGAAGTCTTAGTGCGCGCCAGCCCGCAAGCGGTAAGCCGCCAACAGATTATGCAAGCGGTATGGGGCGACGAACAGCCCGACAGTAATAGCCTAAAAGTACATATTTATCATTTACGTAAACAGCTGGATGCAGAGTTGAGCAGTATTAAACTAGATACTGTTTCAGGTATAGGCTTTGCCATTAAAAACAATAACGAGAACAAGAATGATAGCGAAGGGGCATTGTAG
- a CDS encoding LexA family protein translates to MKILLLPKYGSAVAAGFPSAADDFLENNLDLNQHLIRHPAATYLARAQGSSMTGRGIFDGDTLIVDRAIEPKHGNIVIAALDGELTCKILDKHKQQLVAANPKIKPIAVAENSELIIEGVVIHSIRHHVRLS, encoded by the coding sequence ATGAAAATACTCCTTTTACCCAAATATGGCAGTGCTGTAGCGGCGGGCTTTCCGTCTGCCGCCGATGATTTTTTAGAAAATAATCTGGATCTTAATCAGCATCTTATCCGTCACCCTGCCGCCACTTACTTAGCCAGAGCCCAAGGTAGCTCTATGACTGGGCGCGGTATTTTTGATGGCGATACCCTCATTGTTGACCGGGCCATTGAGCCCAAGCATGGCAATATAGTAATAGCTGCCTTAGATGGTGAGCTAACCTGCAAAATTTTAGATAAACACAAGCAGCAATTAGTCGCTGCTAATCCCAAAATAAAGCCCATAGCCGTTGCTGAAAATAGCGAGCTAATAATAGAGGGCGTGGTTATACACTCCATTCGTCACCATGTACGCCTTAGTTGA
- the znuC gene encoding zinc ABC transporter ATP-binding protein ZnuC, producing MSEPLLQAKQVSMVYGQQTVLQAVDLTIKAGEIVTLIGPNGAGKTTLVKAVLGLIKPSQGHIIRQPGLRIGYMPQRLHVDPSLPITVGRFLRLAHPSKAAIKEALAEVGTSHLLNNPLQSISGGELQRVLLARALLRNPQLLVLDEPVQGVDIAGQTELYQLIETLRDRHRCGVLMVSHDLHLVMAQTDTVICLNQHVCCHGHPEHVSTDPAYLALFGEKYSQALAVYHHDHDHEHDIHGDVIADDDGEKAGCGHDHHHGSHQHNNKHNEQKQDEQKGEQGHA from the coding sequence ATGAGCGAGCCCTTACTTCAGGCAAAACAAGTCTCCATGGTTTACGGCCAGCAAACCGTGTTGCAGGCAGTGGATTTAACGATTAAAGCAGGGGAGATCGTCACCTTAATAGGCCCCAATGGCGCGGGCAAAACCACGCTAGTTAAAGCCGTTCTGGGGCTAATTAAACCCAGCCAAGGCCACATCATCCGCCAACCCGGCCTGCGCATAGGATATATGCCACAACGTCTGCATGTAGACCCCAGCCTGCCCATTACCGTGGGCCGCTTTTTGCGGCTGGCACACCCCAGCAAAGCAGCCATTAAAGAAGCCTTGGCCGAAGTAGGCACCAGCCATCTACTCAACAACCCTTTGCAATCTATATCGGGCGGCGAGCTACAGCGGGTGCTATTAGCCAGGGCGCTACTGCGCAATCCACAGCTATTAGTGTTGGACGAACCGGTGCAGGGCGTAGACATAGCCGGCCAAACCGAACTGTATCAATTAATAGAAACCCTACGCGACCGCCACCGCTGCGGGGTATTGATGGTATCCCACGATTTACACCTAGTAATGGCGCAAACCGACACCGTCATCTGCCTTAACCAGCACGTGTGCTGCCACGGCCACCCCGAACACGTTAGCACCGACCCCGCCTATTTGGCCCTGTTTGGCGAAAAATACAGCCAAGCCTTGGCGGTATACCATCACGATCACGACCATGAGCACGATATACACGGCGATGTGATAGCCGATGATGATGGCGAGAAGGCCGGCTGCGGCCACGATCATCACCACGGCAGCCATCAGCACAACAATAAGCACAACGAACAGAAACAAGACGAACAAAAAGGAGAGCAGGGCCATGCCTGA
- a CDS encoding GFA family protein, whose translation MSHLETNCLCGAVKITADEVNQKFTVCHCQSCRTWGGSPFFAVKCGTKVTIEGGDNVKMYESSSWASRGFCTECGTHLFYKFKATGEYNMSLGLFSSLQGLEMDMQYFSDMRPSYYCFANETKEMTTAEIMAHFASDM comes from the coding sequence ATGTCGCATTTAGAAACAAACTGCCTTTGTGGTGCAGTAAAAATTACCGCAGATGAAGTTAATCAAAAATTCACGGTGTGCCATTGCCAATCATGTAGAACCTGGGGAGGATCACCCTTCTTTGCTGTTAAGTGCGGCACTAAGGTAACAATTGAAGGTGGTGATAACGTTAAAATGTATGAATCATCATCTTGGGCCTCTCGTGGCTTTTGCACAGAATGTGGAACGCATCTGTTTTACAAATTTAAAGCGACAGGTGAATATAATATGTCATTAGGCTTATTTTCAAGCTTGCAAGGGCTGGAAATGGATATGCAGTATTTTAGCGACATGCGCCCTAGTTATTACTGCTTTGCCAATGAAACGAAAGAAATGACTACAGCTGAGATAATGGCGCATTTTGCATCAGACATGTAA
- a CDS encoding c-type cytochrome translates to MKNITRTLLGFTALVLSLQCFADSNDTNLDLIHARQSNMELRSYFLGPLAAMAKGKLPYDAEMAAKLSNSLQLLNGLDMGRAWAPGTANDKYEGKTTALPKIWDTYPEIGQYGEKYVTAVDALASTAGNSLNELRASLGDVGKACKACHDDFTEKQ, encoded by the coding sequence ATGAAAAACATCACTCGCACACTTTTAGGTTTTACTGCGCTTGTTCTTTCTTTGCAGTGTTTTGCCGATAGTAACGACACCAACTTAGACCTCATTCATGCTCGCCAAAGTAATATGGAGTTGCGTTCTTATTTTTTAGGGCCCTTAGCGGCGATGGCGAAGGGTAAGTTGCCTTACGATGCCGAGATGGCAGCTAAGCTTAGTAACAGCCTGCAGTTGTTAAATGGTTTGGATATGGGCCGGGCGTGGGCGCCAGGAACCGCTAACGATAAATACGAGGGTAAAACTACCGCGCTGCCAAAAATATGGGACACCTACCCTGAAATTGGTCAATACGGTGAGAAATATGTAACAGCTGTCGATGCCCTCGCTAGCACTGCTGGCAATAGCTTAAATGAGCTGCGCGCTAGCTTAGGTGATGTCGGTAAAGCCTGCAAAGCTTGCCACGACGATTTTACTGAAAAACAGTAA
- a CDS encoding Y-family DNA polymerase → MYALVDCNSFYASCEQIFRPDLRGKPVVVLSNNDGCIVARSKEAKNLGIPDLQAFFKIAHLLRQKGVHVFSSNYCLYGDISHKVMSTLQNYSPDIEVYSIDEMFLCLAGVQEPLIAYGQTIKQTVWRDIRMPVSVGIAPTKTLAKLANHAAKKIPKVQGVCLLDSQEKWQWLQKRLPVTKVWGIGSQLGKRLNAINIVNIYDLATANAKHLRKQFSVDVERIIEELNGKPALSLELQPTAKKQIFCTRSFGEKPTELKPLAQAISAYAARACEKLRAQKQYCKSIQVFINTSPYDNNYYSQQLVVQLPYPTDDSRIIIANANKALKIIYKEDKRYLKAGIGLLDLSERKYNQQDLFQKSQSEQCDALMLTVDKINRRYGQGLLYWGAEGSNKRWRMRQQFLSPAYTTRWEDIPFINC, encoded by the coding sequence ATGTACGCCTTAGTTGATTGCAATAGCTTTTATGCTAGCTGCGAACAAATATTTAGGCCCGACTTGCGTGGCAAGCCCGTGGTGGTGTTATCAAACAACGACGGCTGTATTGTTGCCCGTAGCAAAGAGGCAAAAAACTTAGGTATACCTGACTTACAGGCTTTTTTTAAAATAGCTCATCTGCTGCGCCAAAAAGGCGTGCACGTGTTTAGCAGTAACTACTGCCTGTATGGCGATATTAGCCATAAAGTAATGAGCACACTGCAAAACTATTCGCCCGATATAGAAGTGTATTCCATCGACGAAATGTTTTTATGTTTGGCGGGTGTGCAAGAGCCACTAATAGCCTATGGCCAAACGATCAAACAAACCGTTTGGCGCGATATACGCATGCCGGTAAGTGTAGGTATAGCACCGACTAAAACCTTGGCTAAATTAGCCAATCACGCCGCTAAAAAAATACCAAAAGTACAAGGTGTATGCCTATTAGACAGTCAAGAAAAATGGCAGTGGTTACAAAAGCGTTTACCTGTTACCAAAGTGTGGGGCATAGGCAGCCAGTTAGGTAAGCGGCTAAACGCAATCAATATAGTTAACATTTATGACTTAGCTACGGCCAATGCAAAGCACTTACGCAAGCAATTTAGTGTTGATGTTGAGCGCATCATAGAGGAGCTAAATGGAAAACCGGCTTTGTCATTAGAGCTGCAGCCAACGGCAAAAAAACAAATATTTTGTACCCGCTCATTTGGCGAAAAACCAACCGAGCTAAAACCGTTAGCACAAGCGATAAGCGCCTATGCAGCGCGAGCCTGCGAAAAACTTAGAGCGCAAAAGCAATATTGCAAAAGCATACAAGTGTTTATTAATACCTCACCCTATGACAATAATTACTACAGTCAACAATTGGTAGTGCAATTACCCTATCCCACCGACGACAGTAGAATTATAATTGCAAACGCCAACAAGGCCTTAAAGATTATTTATAAAGAGGATAAGCGCTATTTAAAAGCTGGCATAGGGCTGCTGGATTTAAGTGAGCGAAAATATAATCAACAAGACCTGTTTCAAAAGTCACAAAGCGAACAATGCGATGCATTAATGCTAACCGTCGATAAAATAAATCGCCGCTATGGCCAGGGTTTACTTTATTGGGGTGCAGAAGGCTCAAATAAACGCTGGCGCATGCGGCAACAGTTTTTATCACCGGCTTATACAACACGTTGGGAAGATATACCTTTTATAAATTGCTGA
- a CDS encoding OmpW/AlkL family protein encodes MKAVSQLACIVGLSAAIATPTFAYQAGDIIIRAGATTVEPQENSEAIALNGSVLSLTGRTSDLAVDSNTQLGITASYVLDQHWAVELLAATPFRHTATATGELAGLDIADVKQLPPTLSAIYYFDSSSAFKPYLGAGINYTIFFDEDITHAADTALSGLGLTGADVALDDSWGIALQVGADYAIDDNWLVNASIRWIDINTTATINFEGGNTISSDVDLDPYVYTLAIGYKF; translated from the coding sequence ATGAAAGCAGTATCCCAGTTAGCCTGTATTGTAGGCCTAAGCGCAGCCATTGCCACTCCCACTTTTGCTTACCAGGCCGGTGATATTATTATTCGCGCCGGTGCCACCACGGTAGAGCCGCAAGAAAACAGCGAGGCGATTGCGTTAAATGGCAGCGTGCTCTCATTAACAGGCCGCACTAGCGACTTAGCGGTGGATAGCAACACTCAGTTGGGCATAACGGCTAGCTATGTTTTAGATCAGCACTGGGCAGTTGAGTTACTGGCCGCCACACCTTTTCGCCATACAGCAACAGCTACGGGTGAGCTAGCCGGCCTAGATATTGCCGATGTTAAGCAGCTGCCGCCCACGCTATCAGCCATTTATTACTTTGATAGCAGCAGCGCCTTTAAGCCTTATCTAGGTGCCGGCATTAACTACACGATTTTCTTTGATGAAGATATTACTCATGCCGCCGATACCGCTTTGAGTGGCTTGGGTTTGACGGGAGCTGATGTAGCATTAGATGACTCTTGGGGTATTGCTCTGCAAGTGGGTGCCGATTATGCCATTGACGATAACTGGCTAGTCAACGCGTCTATACGCTGGATAGATATAAACACCACCGCAACAATTAATTTTGAAGGTGGCAACACCATCAGCAGCGATGTAGATCTAGATCCTTACGTTTATACTTTGGCCATAGGCTATAAATTTTAA
- a CDS encoding Fur family transcriptional regulator, with the protein MSTSTNTSGFEQHNHSHCISNALAEADLICQQKTLRLTPLRRQVLGYIWQSHKPLGAYTLLEMLAASRAPGNNSRIAPPTVYRALEFLQAHGLVHRIASLNAYIGCCSPSDTHQSHFFICRHCNSTVELATPAISAAIAQSAHDTGFMVEDECVEVVGLCPQCQNINPETAGDTA; encoded by the coding sequence ATGAGCACCTCAACCAATACCAGCGGTTTTGAACAGCACAACCACAGCCATTGCATTAGCAACGCCTTAGCCGAGGCTGATCTCATCTGCCAGCAAAAAACCCTGCGGCTAACGCCACTGCGCAGGCAGGTGTTGGGCTATATCTGGCAAAGTCACAAGCCGCTAGGTGCCTACACGTTATTAGAGATGCTAGCAGCCAGCCGCGCGCCCGGTAACAACAGCCGCATAGCACCGCCCACGGTGTATAGAGCCCTAGAGTTTTTACAAGCGCACGGCCTAGTGCATCGCATCGCCTCGCTCAATGCCTATATAGGTTGCTGCAGCCCCAGCGATACCCATCAAAGCCACTTTTTTATATGCCGCCACTGCAATAGCACGGTAGAACTAGCCACCCCAGCCATTAGCGCCGCTATCGCCCAGTCGGCACACGACACCGGCTTTATGGTAGAGGATGAATGCGTAGAAGTGGTGGGGCTATGCCCGCAATGCCAAAATATAAACCCAGAAACAGCGGGGGATACGGCATGA
- a CDS encoding cytochrome b/b6 domain-containing protein has translation MHKYLLEKIWDPLTRLWHWVLAVVVSLGWFFGEFMSFTRIEWHFYCGYTVLGLLAVRLIWGFIGPTPIRFSSLFFRPSALLNYARTLPKRSPSGTPGHNPLGSLSVLALLLLLTAQALSGLFIESDVFFETGPLAYLVTEATMSSLAWWHGLLAKCILVVVVLHVAAIFYYWLWKKENLIKPMITGWKWVKRAQVTKDKNP, from the coding sequence TTGCATAAGTATCTACTTGAAAAAATCTGGGACCCACTAACACGCTTGTGGCATTGGGTTCTAGCCGTGGTGGTGTCGCTAGGTTGGTTCTTTGGCGAATTCATGTCATTCACCCGCATAGAATGGCATTTTTATTGTGGCTATACGGTTTTAGGTTTATTGGCGGTTCGTTTGATTTGGGGGTTTATTGGGCCCACGCCTATACGTTTTAGTAGCTTATTTTTTCGACCGTCGGCACTGTTAAATTACGCCCGCACGTTACCTAAACGCAGCCCTAGCGGAACACCGGGGCATAACCCACTGGGTTCGCTTTCGGTGCTTGCATTACTTTTACTACTAACAGCGCAAGCGCTGTCTGGTTTATTTATAGAGTCGGATGTTTTCTTTGAAACAGGGCCGCTTGCCTACCTAGTAACTGAGGCCACTATGTCGAGCCTGGCTTGGTGGCATGGGCTTTTAGCCAAATGTATTCTCGTGGTGGTCGTTTTGCATGTAGCAGCTATTTTTTATTATTGGCTTTGGAAAAAAGAAAACCTGATTAAACCTATGATTACTGGCTGGAAATGGGTTAAACGGGCACAAGTTACTAAAGATAAAAACCCTTAA
- a CDS encoding 3'-5' exonuclease, which produces MSLELTNQLLWPFKSLPDEYVVVDTESTGLFDSGGAPGMVSVGLVLVCKGKIKKSEEFFVRPHRPMTDEASKINGITQKQAEHHPAFCEQWPKILPWIKGRLLACHNASFDWLLIVDHIARYNAVAARPAGVFCCQRAAQPWAQAKEIPCSTRGPSLDKLSEYLGLENLRHAQANKHGALVDAKQTANVIIRLQQF; this is translated from the coding sequence ATGTCTCTTGAGCTAACTAATCAATTACTTTGGCCGTTTAAATCTCTTCCCGATGAGTATGTAGTCGTTGATACAGAAAGCACTGGCCTGTTTGATTCAGGCGGCGCACCAGGAATGGTTAGCGTAGGATTAGTTTTAGTTTGTAAGGGTAAGATTAAAAAAAGTGAGGAGTTTTTTGTTCGCCCCCACCGACCGATGACTGATGAAGCGTCTAAAATTAACGGTATTACCCAAAAGCAAGCGGAGCATCATCCAGCCTTCTGCGAACAGTGGCCCAAGATTTTACCCTGGATTAAAGGCCGCCTATTAGCATGCCATAACGCGTCATTTGATTGGTTGCTCATTGTAGATCATATAGCGAGGTATAACGCCGTTGCCGCTAGACCTGCCGGAGTATTTTGTTGTCAGCGTGCCGCACAACCATGGGCGCAAGCAAAAGAGATTCCATGCTCTACGCGTGGACCTTCACTGGATAAGCTTTCTGAATATTTAGGCTTAGAGAACTTACGGCACGCACAAGCGAATAAACATGGCGCGCTTGTTGATGCCAAACAAACAGCGAATGTGATTATTCGACTACAACAGTTTTGA